One genomic segment of Burkholderiaceae bacterium includes these proteins:
- a CDS encoding phage tail tape measure protein, with protein MANRISILVALEGADEGLKRAITSAERSLGGFGSSAKTAGDKAAAGVAEVKAGMNAFGDQVAKAKTQLLAFLTINWASGKVQEIVQIADAWNMMSARLKLATAGSREYTVAQKELFAIAQRIGVPIQETATLYGKLQQAVRMLGGEQQDALALTESISQALRISGASAAEAQSSLLQFGQALASGVLRGEEFNSVVENSPRLAKALADGLNVPIGRLRKLAEEGRLTADVVVNALMSQKDKLAAEYAQLPMTVSQAFTRLSNAFGQWVSKLDESTGFTKKLAEALTWLSENLDTVMKWLGRIAEVGLAVLVYRLIPALIIAWQTAGAAAVTAASTTAAAWAAANLSMSNAIATVGKLRVAFGVLGAAIIGWEIGTWLSEKFEIVRKAGIFMVEVLMKGIEHLRFQWEVFAAIFTSDTIAEATKRHEQRLAEMNRIFAEMYADATEGANAAQGAMNTAATAAEEIAKRLEAVRQGTQEAVGRGIEAVHAALEKLKSRLGEVEQAVGKAQGVVNDATAKMAEAYKGFTAIVEANLQTQITAVKARYEQEKAELERTQQSETAKITKSTQLLTEALTQQATLRRQATTETLGLIDQETQARKEAAARQGQTEEERRANVQRVENDILATKRQTLAQALSEYRQHIDALNAEANRHLAEVQRIEEAKRQLSMSTEERIRDIRRQGMTEYEATEDRKRQIAEMQEQARQALANGELELARQLAQKAMDMAAQVATSQTNEAKRGEEARRQSEQAVSQVTQLEAQSREAYRRQEYQQATELMRQADQLRAELAQKAKDADAQAVQGKQGVREAIDRIRESEEILNQTLDAESAAHQTAARSAITARDEIQRTLAETTRQIDDITAKLRDGLKVTLDADTTRFDQAITDLDKALAEKEYLLQIQADLQEAEQKLKEYEQLLKEGKTLPVDADVSKARDALDRLKAYADQNAQFELKVATEKAQAAITNVEGMIKALDRIQTESQHQVASNVGAVRAEIDSLNGRNTSSTHTIYVTKVETNATGGLVGGGVRRFADGGAVAPAFPRMSGGSVPGSGHHDTVPRTLEAGAFVIRKAAVQKYGSGALSRLANSVAGGIAHFAVGGRVASLGGTGSTGSDPKDKPSRPKKNREAFEALKMIDLGLQGMNEYTSWLQWNYGASVSLDMRSKTMDNYGKQAQEDRRVLSDFIGRKTLTGNERQNLERIKQTWRQAMAQPLLWGKDLERELIDYMEQNQGEFYRRGGLAKSDTVPAMLTPGEFVVNRQAVARYGAGFFEAINNLSAPAQALAGRAMASIQGFASGGLVQPVGSSLPRPSLPDSAPTRTVRVELAAGGNKVNATVDAREESRLLQLLDAARGRTA; from the coding sequence ATGGCGAACCGCATTTCCATCCTCGTCGCCCTCGAAGGTGCAGACGAGGGGCTCAAACGCGCCATCACATCGGCCGAGCGCAGCCTCGGCGGGTTCGGCTCCAGCGCCAAGACCGCAGGCGACAAGGCCGCTGCCGGGGTGGCCGAGGTCAAGGCCGGAATGAACGCCTTTGGTGATCAGGTCGCCAAGGCCAAGACTCAGTTGCTGGCCTTCCTCACCATCAACTGGGCCAGCGGCAAGGTGCAGGAGATTGTCCAGATCGCTGACGCCTGGAACATGATGTCCGCGCGCCTGAAGCTGGCCACCGCAGGCAGCCGCGAGTACACGGTGGCCCAGAAAGAACTGTTCGCCATCGCGCAGCGCATCGGCGTGCCGATCCAGGAAACCGCCACGCTCTACGGCAAGCTCCAACAGGCGGTGCGGATGCTGGGCGGCGAGCAGCAGGATGCCCTCGCGCTCACCGAAAGTATCTCGCAGGCGCTGCGCATCTCCGGCGCATCGGCTGCCGAGGCGCAGTCGTCCCTGCTGCAGTTCGGGCAGGCCCTGGCCTCAGGCGTGCTGCGCGGCGAGGAATTCAACTCTGTCGTCGAAAACAGCCCGCGTCTCGCCAAGGCACTGGCCGACGGCCTGAACGTGCCCATCGGACGGCTGCGCAAGCTCGCCGAGGAAGGCCGCCTGACCGCCGACGTGGTGGTCAACGCGCTGATGAGCCAGAAGGACAAGCTGGCCGCCGAGTACGCGCAACTGCCGATGACCGTCAGCCAGGCCTTCACGCGTCTGTCGAACGCCTTCGGGCAGTGGGTCAGCAAGCTCGATGAATCGACCGGCTTCACCAAGAAGCTCGCCGAGGCCCTGACGTGGCTGTCGGAGAACCTGGACACGGTGATGAAGTGGCTGGGACGCATCGCCGAGGTCGGCCTCGCGGTACTGGTCTACCGCCTGATCCCGGCGCTGATCATCGCGTGGCAGACCGCAGGTGCGGCGGCGGTAACGGCGGCCAGCACCACGGCGGCGGCGTGGGCGGCGGCCAACCTGTCGATGTCGAACGCCATCGCCACCGTCGGCAAGCTGCGCGTCGCTTTCGGGGTGCTCGGTGCGGCCATCATCGGCTGGGAGATCGGGACGTGGCTGTCGGAGAAGTTCGAGATCGTCCGCAAAGCGGGCATCTTCATGGTCGAGGTGCTGATGAAGGGCATCGAGCACCTGCGCTTCCAGTGGGAGGTGTTCGCCGCCATCTTCACGTCCGACACCATCGCCGAAGCCACCAAGCGGCACGAACAGCGGCTTGCGGAGATGAATCGCATCTTCGCCGAGATGTACGCCGACGCCACCGAAGGCGCAAACGCAGCCCAAGGCGCGATGAACACCGCCGCGACCGCTGCCGAGGAGATCGCCAAGCGACTCGAAGCCGTGCGCCAGGGAACGCAGGAAGCGGTCGGGCGCGGCATCGAGGCCGTGCACGCCGCCCTGGAAAAACTCAAGTCCCGGCTGGGCGAGGTCGAACAGGCGGTCGGCAAGGCCCAAGGTGTGGTCAACGACGCCACCGCCAAAATGGCCGAGGCCTACAAAGGGTTCACCGCCATTGTCGAGGCCAATCTGCAAACGCAGATCACTGCGGTGAAGGCGCGCTACGAGCAGGAGAAGGCGGAACTAGAACGTACCCAGCAGTCCGAAACCGCCAAGATCACCAAATCCACGCAGCTCCTCACCGAAGCGCTGACGCAGCAGGCGACCCTGCGCCGTCAGGCCACGACCGAGACGCTCGGCCTGATCGATCAGGAAACGCAGGCGCGCAAGGAGGCTGCCGCCCGGCAAGGCCAGACCGAGGAGGAGCGCCGGGCCAACGTGCAGCGTGTCGAGAACGACATCCTCGCCACCAAGCGCCAGACGCTGGCGCAGGCGCTCTCCGAGTACCGCCAACACATCGACGCCCTCAACGCCGAGGCCAACCGGCATCTGGCGGAGGTGCAGCGCATCGAGGAAGCCAAGCGCCAGTTGTCGATGTCCACGGAGGAGCGCATCCGCGACATCCGCCGCCAGGGCATGACCGAGTACGAGGCGACCGAGGATCGCAAGCGCCAGATCGCCGAGATGCAGGAGCAGGCGCGACAGGCGCTGGCCAACGGTGAATTGGAGCTTGCACGCCAGCTCGCGCAGAAGGCGATGGACATGGCCGCGCAGGTGGCCACCAGTCAGACCAACGAGGCCAAGCGCGGCGAGGAGGCCCGCAGGCAGTCCGAGCAGGCAGTGTCACAGGTCACGCAACTGGAAGCGCAGTCGCGCGAGGCCTACCGCAGGCAGGAGTACCAGCAGGCGACCGAATTGATGCGGCAGGCTGACCAGTTGCGCGCGGAACTGGCGCAGAAGGCCAAGGATGCCGACGCTCAGGCGGTTCAAGGCAAACAGGGCGTGCGTGAGGCCATCGACCGCATCCGTGAGTCTGAAGAAATCCTCAACCAGACGCTGGATGCTGAAAGCGCGGCGCACCAAACGGCGGCACGCTCGGCGATCACCGCACGCGATGAGATTCAGCGCACGCTGGCCGAGACCACGCGCCAGATCGACGACATCACCGCCAAGCTCCGTGACGGGCTCAAGGTAACGCTCGACGCCGACACCACGCGCTTCGATCAGGCAATTACTGATCTGGACAAGGCGCTGGCTGAGAAAGAGTACCTGCTCCAGATCCAGGCCGACCTGCAGGAAGCGGAGCAGAAGCTCAAGGAATACGAGCAGTTGCTCAAGGAAGGCAAGACGCTGCCGGTCGATGCCGACGTCAGCAAGGCACGCGACGCGCTGGATCGGCTCAAGGCCTACGCCGACCAAAACGCGCAGTTCGAACTGAAGGTAGCGACCGAGAAAGCGCAGGCGGCGATCACCAATGTCGAAGGGATGATCAAGGCGCTGGATCGCATCCAGACCGAATCTCAGCATCAGGTCGCCAGCAACGTCGGCGCGGTGCGCGCGGAGATCGACAGCCTCAATGGGCGCAACACCTCGAGCACCCACACCATCTACGTGACCAAGGTGGAAACCAACGCCACTGGCGGTCTGGTTGGCGGTGGTGTTCGACGGTTTGCCGACGGCGGCGCGGTGGCTCCCGCCTTTCCCCGGATGAGCGGTGGCTCGGTGCCCGGCTCCGGCCACCACGATACCGTGCCACGCACCCTCGAGGCCGGTGCCTTCGTGATCCGCAAGGCGGCGGTGCAGAAGTACGGCAGCGGCGCGCTCTCGCGTTTGGCAAACAGTGTCGCTGGGGGCATCGCCCACTTCGCGGTCGGCGGGCGCGTTGCCTCATTGGGTGGCACCGGCTCCACAGGCTCCGATCCCAAAGACAAGCCGAGCAGGCCCAAGAAGAACCGCGAAGCGTTCGAGGCGCTCAAGATGATCGACCTCGGCCTGCAGGGGATGAACGAGTACACCAGCTGGCTGCAGTGGAACTACGGCGCATCGGTCAGTCTGGATATGCGCAGCAAGACAATGGACAACTATGGCAAGCAGGCGCAGGAAGATCGGCGCGTGCTGTCGGACTTCATCGGCCGCAAGACCCTGACCGGCAACGAGCGCCAGAACCTGGAGCGGATCAAGCAGACGTGGCGGCAAGCGATGGCCCAGCCGCTGCTCTGGGGCAAAGACCTGGAGCGCGAGCTGATCGACTACATGGAGCAAAACCAGGGCGAGTTCTACCGGCGCGGTGGCTTGGCGAAATCCGACACCGTCCCGGCGATGCTCACCCCCGGCGAGTTCGTCGTGAACCGGCAGGCCGTCGCCCGCTACGGTGCGGGCTTCTTCGAGGCTATCAACAACTTGAGCGCTCCGGCGCAGGCACTGGCCGGACGAGCGATGGCGAGCATCCAGGGCTTTGCCTCGGGTGGTTTGGTGCAACCCGTGGGCAGCAGCCTGCCACGTCCGTCACTGCCCGATAGTGCCCCGACCCGCACCGTGCGGGTGGAGTTGGCTGCAGGCGGCAACAAGGTCAATGCCACGGTCGATGCACGCGAGGAGTCGCGCTTGCTGCAACTGCTGGATGCTGCGCGCGGCCGCACGGCTTGA
- a CDS encoding major capsid protein, which translates to MQNPFTNPAFSMAALTAAINILPNRYGRIEDLGLMPAKPVRQRQVIVEEMNGVLNLLPTLPPGAPGTVGVRGKRTLRSFVIPHIPHDDVVLPEEVQGIRAFGSETETEAVAGVIARHLETMRNKHAITLEHLRMGALKGVILDADGSVLYDLFDEFDITPQTIAYDLGNAGTNVKAKCLATLAAIEDNLKGEFMTGVHCLCSPEFFAALTGHAKVEKAFENWQQGAILINDVRRGFTYAGITFEEYRGQATDPTGTTRRFIAAGEAHAFPLGTVDTFGTYFAPADFNETVNTIGQTLYAKQEPRKFDRGTDLHTQSNPLPMCHRPGVLVKLTVA; encoded by the coding sequence ATGCAGAACCCTTTTACCAATCCCGCGTTCTCGATGGCGGCGCTCACGGCGGCCATCAACATTCTTCCCAACCGTTATGGCCGCATCGAGGATCTCGGTTTGATGCCGGCCAAGCCGGTGCGCCAGCGACAGGTCATCGTCGAGGAGATGAACGGCGTACTGAACCTGCTGCCGACCTTGCCGCCGGGCGCCCCGGGCACGGTCGGTGTGCGCGGTAAGCGCACCTTGCGTTCGTTCGTGATCCCCCACATCCCGCATGACGATGTCGTCCTGCCGGAAGAGGTTCAGGGCATCCGCGCCTTTGGCTCGGAGACTGAAACAGAAGCCGTCGCGGGCGTCATCGCGCGCCACCTGGAGACCATGCGTAACAAGCACGCGATCACGCTGGAACACCTGCGCATGGGTGCACTCAAGGGCGTCATTCTGGATGCCGATGGCTCCGTGCTGTACGACCTGTTCGACGAGTTCGACATCACGCCGCAGACCATCGCCTATGACCTCGGCAATGCCGGCACCAATGTGAAGGCGAAATGCCTCGCGACCCTGGCCGCGATCGAGGACAACCTCAAAGGCGAATTCATGACCGGAGTGCACTGCCTGTGCTCGCCCGAATTCTTCGCCGCCCTGACCGGCCATGCCAAGGTCGAGAAAGCGTTCGAGAACTGGCAGCAGGGTGCCATCCTGATCAACGACGTGCGCCGGGGCTTCACCTACGCCGGCATCACCTTCGAGGAGTATCGCGGGCAGGCAACCGATCCCACCGGCACCACCCGTCGCTTTATCGCGGCTGGCGAGGCCCATGCCTTCCCGCTGGGTACGGTGGATACCTTCGGCACCTACTTCGCGCCGGCTGACTTCAACGAGACGGTCAACACCATCGGGCAGACGCTCTATGCCAAGCAGGAGCCGCGCAAGTTCGATCGTGGCACCGACCTGCATACCCAGTCGAATCCGTTGCCCATGTGCCATCGGCCCGGAGTCTTGGTCAAGCTGACGGTGGCGTGA
- a CDS encoding head decoration protein translates to MSAIQETNNLGDLLKYEAPNLYSRDLATVAAGQNLQLGAIVGRDSTTGKLKALDPAATDGTENAVGVLAADVDATLIDREDALLISRHAIVASHALVWPVAITPTEKATAIAQIEARGVLVRTAA, encoded by the coding sequence ATGTCTGCCATTCAGGAAACCAACAACCTCGGTGATCTCCTCAAGTACGAGGCGCCGAATCTCTATTCACGCGACCTGGCCACGGTTGCTGCCGGTCAAAACCTGCAGCTCGGCGCCATCGTCGGCCGCGACAGTACGACCGGCAAGCTGAAAGCGCTCGACCCGGCCGCCACCGATGGCACTGAGAACGCGGTCGGCGTGCTCGCCGCTGACGTGGATGCGACCCTGATCGACCGGGAAGACGCGCTGCTGATCTCCCGCCACGCCATCGTCGCCAGCCATGCCCTGGTGTGGCCGGTCGCCATCACCCCTACCGAGAAGGCCACTGCGATCGCTCAGATCGAAGCGCGTGGCGTCCTCGTCCGAACCGCCGCCTGA
- a CDS encoding S49 family peptidase, giving the protein MQLVHLASRLYGTPLLIARSKLDVILSVLGPRIGLPEIDAAVPLPTSKAGTAVGQPGIAIIPVHGTLVRRAMGLEAASGLTSYGEIAARLDAALADPQVSGILLDLDSPGGEAGGVFELAERIRAANDIKPVWAHANDSAYSAAYAIAAAASRLTLSQTAGVGSIGVIALHVDQSVKDAKDGIDFTAIYAGHHKNDFSPHAPLSPQAASTLQAEVDRLYGIFVSQVAQMRALDSDAVRATEASLLFGEAAVTAGLADAVMSFDQVLIEFSNALDAQRRLATPSTGAAKRGPLARASPASRNAPPQISSQQQSHLEKTMTDHEQQPPLDESEPEATPDPADTPAQEPTTPPVSASLVGAHANGRIEAQAIAEICLIAGTPQRTAEFLASGMNESQVRRALLEARAEQPEIASRITADAGTTVQPESSPVVAAVKKLATKE; this is encoded by the coding sequence ATGCAGCTCGTACACCTGGCGTCCCGTCTCTACGGGACGCCGCTTCTCATTGCGCGTTCGAAACTGGACGTGATCCTGTCCGTCCTCGGCCCGCGCATCGGATTGCCCGAGATCGATGCTGCCGTCCCGCTTCCCACTTCGAAAGCCGGCACTGCGGTCGGGCAGCCCGGCATCGCGATCATTCCCGTGCACGGCACCCTGGTACGACGGGCGATGGGACTGGAGGCGGCGTCTGGCCTGACCTCCTATGGGGAAATCGCGGCACGCCTCGACGCCGCGCTGGCGGACCCACAGGTCAGCGGCATCCTGCTCGACCTAGATTCGCCCGGCGGCGAAGCGGGTGGCGTGTTTGAGCTGGCCGAGCGGATTCGCGCCGCCAACGACATCAAGCCGGTGTGGGCGCATGCCAATGACTCCGCGTACTCGGCGGCTTACGCGATTGCCGCCGCCGCATCACGCCTGACCCTGTCCCAAACCGCCGGGGTGGGGTCCATTGGTGTTATTGCGCTGCACGTCGATCAGTCGGTCAAGGATGCCAAGGACGGCATCGACTTCACCGCAATCTACGCCGGCCACCACAAAAACGACTTTTCTCCCCACGCGCCGCTGTCCCCACAGGCGGCTTCCACCCTGCAGGCGGAAGTGGATCGGCTCTACGGAATCTTCGTCAGCCAGGTCGCGCAAATGCGAGCTCTGGACAGCGATGCCGTGCGGGCGACCGAAGCCAGCCTGCTCTTCGGCGAGGCTGCTGTGACGGCAGGCCTGGCTGACGCGGTGATGAGTTTCGATCAGGTCCTGATCGAGTTCTCCAACGCACTGGATGCGCAACGCCGGCTGGCGACACCCAGTACGGGCGCCGCGAAGCGCGGCCCGCTCGCCCGTGCCTCGCCTGCTTCACGGAACGCACCTCCGCAGATTTCCAGCCAACAACAGTCTCATTTGGAGAAAACCATGACCGATCACGAACAGCAGCCCCCTCTGGACGAATCCGAGCCGGAGGCCACGCCAGACCCGGCAGACACCCCAGCGCAAGAACCCACCACCCCGCCCGTGTCTGCATCGCTCGTCGGTGCGCACGCCAACGGCCGGATCGAGGCACAAGCCATTGCCGAGATCTGCCTGATCGCAGGCACGCCACAGCGCACGGCGGAATTCCTCGCATCCGGGATGAACGAGTCCCAAGTCCGCCGCGCACTGCTCGAAGCTCGCGCTGAACAGCCGGAGATTGCCTCACGCATCACCGCCGATGCGGGAACCACCGTGCAGCCGGAGAGCAGCCCGGTCGTTGCCGCCGTCAAGAAACTCGCCACGAAGGAGTAA
- a CDS encoding phage portal protein — MSWFSKLRRGMFGGPSPTYDGIGGGRRAIAWQVGNPGAVAALAFTQNELRAKSRDLVRRNAWAAAGVEAFVANAIGTGIKPQSMLADNALREAIHALWWDWCSDADAAGLTDFYGLQALACRAMLEGGEALVRLRYRRPEDGLAVGLQLQLLEPEHLPMTMNLELPSGNVVRAGIEFDRLGRRVAYHLYRSHPGDGALAPMSGTGGMDTVRVPASEIIHLFRPLRPGQIRGEPWLARALVKLNELDQYDDAELVRKKTAAMFAGFITRLAPEDNLIGEGLADANGVSLAGLEPGTLQLLEPGEDVKFSQPADVGASYAEFLRMQFRAVAAAMGITYEMLTGDLTQVNYSSIRAGLLEFRRRCEAIQHGVIVHQLCRPIWRAWMEQAALEGALDLSGFVGRKREYLAAKWIPQGWQWVDPKKEFDAMLTAIRAGLLSRSEAISAFGYDAEDIDREIAADNQRADELGLVFDSDPRHDKSPVNASATATPAPPQEPQDN, encoded by the coding sequence ATGAGCTGGTTCTCCAAACTTCGGCGCGGCATGTTTGGCGGCCCGTCGCCGACTTACGACGGTATCGGCGGTGGTCGGCGAGCGATTGCCTGGCAGGTCGGAAATCCTGGTGCCGTTGCCGCGCTGGCCTTCACCCAGAACGAGCTCCGCGCCAAAAGCCGCGATCTGGTGCGACGCAACGCTTGGGCGGCCGCCGGCGTGGAGGCCTTCGTCGCCAACGCGATCGGCACGGGCATCAAGCCGCAGTCGATGCTCGCGGACAACGCACTACGGGAAGCCATTCACGCCCTCTGGTGGGACTGGTGCAGCGATGCCGACGCAGCCGGCTTGACCGACTTCTACGGCCTGCAAGCACTCGCCTGCCGGGCAATGCTGGAAGGCGGGGAGGCACTGGTGCGGCTGCGCTATCGCCGACCCGAAGACGGTCTGGCGGTTGGCCTCCAGCTCCAGCTGCTGGAACCCGAACACTTGCCCATGACGATGAACCTGGAGCTACCTTCCGGCAACGTGGTACGGGCCGGCATCGAGTTCGATCGGCTCGGCCGCCGCGTCGCCTACCACCTGTATCGCTCGCATCCCGGTGATGGCGCCTTGGCGCCAATGTCCGGCACGGGTGGCATGGACACCGTGCGCGTGCCTGCCTCCGAGATCATCCACCTGTTCCGTCCGCTGCGTCCTGGCCAGATCCGGGGCGAGCCGTGGTTGGCGCGGGCGCTGGTCAAACTCAATGAGCTGGACCAGTACGACGACGCCGAACTGGTGCGCAAAAAGACGGCGGCGATGTTCGCGGGCTTCATTACCCGCCTGGCGCCCGAGGACAACCTCATCGGCGAAGGGCTGGCGGACGCCAACGGCGTGTCCCTGGCAGGACTGGAACCCGGGACCTTGCAGCTGCTGGAGCCTGGTGAGGACGTGAAGTTCAGCCAACCGGCTGACGTCGGAGCCAGTTATGCCGAGTTCCTGCGCATGCAGTTCCGGGCCGTCGCCGCCGCGATGGGCATCACTTACGAGATGCTCACCGGCGATCTGACGCAGGTGAACTACTCGTCGATCCGCGCCGGATTGCTGGAGTTTCGCCGCCGCTGCGAAGCGATCCAGCATGGCGTGATCGTCCACCAGCTCTGCCGCCCGATCTGGCGCGCATGGATGGAACAGGCTGCGCTCGAAGGTGCACTCGATCTCTCGGGCTTCGTCGGACGCAAACGGGAATACCTGGCCGCCAAATGGATTCCGCAGGGCTGGCAGTGGGTCGATCCGAAGAAGGAGTTCGACGCGATGCTCACCGCAATCCGTGCCGGGCTGCTTTCGCGCTCCGAAGCCATTTCCGCCTTCGGCTACGACGCCGAAGACATCGACCGCGAGATCGCGGCCGACAACCAGCGGGCCGATGAGCTGGGGCTGGTCTTCGACTCCGACCCGCGCCACGACAAATCGCCCGTCAACGCCTCGGCGACCGCCACTCCGGCTCCGCCGCAAGAACCCCAGGACAACTGA
- a CDS encoding IS5-like element ISCte5 family transposase, protein MRGNQDFQGAMFSYISLEERVPAAHPLRKLRAVVDALLASMNSEFEAVYARRGRPSVPPEMLLKALLLQILFSIRSERQLVEAVNYNLLYRWFVGLNIEDKVWDHSTFSANRERLFNEDLARAFFERVKLSAQWGRLASDEHFSVDGTLIEAWASHKSFKRKDDDSGTPPGRNPEVNFKGQERCNGTHASTTDADARLFKKSAGDKSRLCHMGHILMENRNGLIVDVEITHASGTAEREAALAMLKRRGNRNKRATVGADKGYDSKAFIKGCRRLLVTPHVAAKDKHSAVDGRIKRHEGYKTSLKVRKRIEEAFGWIKTVGGLAKTKLIGQAKLAGQALLCFATYNLVRMGSLGGWWDAHHA, encoded by the coding sequence ATGAGAGGCAACCAAGACTTCCAGGGGGCGATGTTCAGCTACATCAGCCTTGAAGAAAGAGTGCCAGCGGCACACCCGCTGCGCAAGTTGCGCGCCGTGGTGGATGCGCTGCTGGCGAGCATGAACAGCGAGTTCGAAGCGGTGTACGCCCGCCGTGGCCGACCGTCGGTGCCGCCGGAGATGCTGCTCAAGGCCTTGCTGCTGCAAATCCTGTTCTCCATCCGCAGCGAACGCCAGCTGGTCGAGGCGGTCAACTACAACCTGCTGTACCGCTGGTTCGTCGGCCTGAACATCGAGGACAAAGTTTGGGACCACTCCACCTTCAGCGCCAACCGCGAACGCCTCTTCAACGAAGACCTGGCGCGCGCCTTCTTCGAGCGCGTCAAGCTCAGCGCCCAGTGGGGCCGGCTTGCCAGCGACGAACACTTCAGCGTGGACGGCACGCTGATTGAGGCCTGGGCCTCGCACAAGAGTTTCAAACGCAAAGACGACGACAGCGGCACGCCACCCGGACGCAACCCCGAGGTGAACTTCAAAGGGCAGGAGCGCTGCAACGGCACCCATGCCAGCACCACCGATGCCGATGCCCGGCTGTTCAAGAAGAGCGCGGGCGACAAGTCCCGCCTGTGCCACATGGGGCACATCCTCATGGAGAACCGCAACGGTCTGATCGTGGATGTGGAGATCACACATGCCAGTGGCACCGCCGAGCGCGAGGCGGCGCTGGCGATGCTCAAACGCCGGGGCAACAGGAACAAGCGGGCCACGGTCGGCGCCGACAAGGGCTACGACAGCAAGGCCTTCATCAAGGGCTGTCGCCGGCTCTTGGTCACGCCGCACGTGGCGGCCAAGGACAAGCACTCTGCAGTCGATGGGCGCATCAAGCGCCACGAGGGCTACAAAACCAGCCTCAAAGTGCGCAAGCGAATCGAGGAGGCCTTTGGCTGGATCAAGACAGTGGGCGGTCTGGCCAAGACCAAATTGATCGGTCAGGCCAAGCTCGCGGGCCAGGCGCTGCTGTGCTTTGCCACCTACAACCTGGTGCGCATGGGCAGTCTGGGCGGTTGGTGGGACGCGCATCATGCGTGA
- a CDS encoding elements of external origin, giving the protein MGLSIRAYARHRGVSHVAVKKAIDTGRITPLPDGTIDPDTADAQWAQNTLQQRKVAAPEPAQTSKVQVEPAASKQPAQRETPDAGVPPLSTGGTSLLHARTVNEVLKAKLKQVELAEKKEELVDRAKAVAHVFHLARVERDAWLNWPARVSGQMASQLGIDPHQMHVALDAVVREHLIELGELRPRVD; this is encoded by the coding sequence ATGGGACTCTCGATTCGCGCCTACGCGCGCCACCGTGGCGTGTCGCACGTGGCCGTGAAAAAGGCCATCGACACCGGGCGGATCACACCGCTGCCTGACGGCACGATTGATCCGGACACGGCGGACGCGCAGTGGGCGCAAAACACCCTGCAGCAACGCAAAGTCGCAGCACCAGAACCGGCACAAACATCTAAGGTGCAGGTCGAGCCTGCAGCCTCTAAACAGCCCGCGCAACGCGAAACCCCAGATGCAGGCGTCCCACCCTTGTCGACTGGTGGTACCTCACTGTTGCATGCGCGCACAGTCAACGAAGTACTGAAGGCCAAACTCAAGCAGGTCGAGCTAGCCGAGAAAAAGGAAGAACTGGTCGACCGGGCCAAGGCAGTGGCGCACGTATTCCATCTCGCACGCGTGGAGCGTGATGCTTGGTTGAACTGGCCCGCCCGTGTGTCTGGGCAGATGGCATCCCAGCTTGGGATTGATCCTCATCAGATGCATGTGGCCCTGGACGCCGTCGTCCGCGAGCACCTGATCGAACTGGGCGAACTGCGACCGCGCGTGGACTGA
- a CDS encoding DUF3489 domain-containing protein has protein sequence MTTTSLTPAQHAILAKAINTSAGKIDWFPDNIKGGARKKVLDGMFNRALITPDGEGWCVAAEGYDALGMPRPGVNKNGIGQFEANLDQIIANAEGARAAMSDPELEAAVTAAEATWVKPRTRDNSKQAEVIRMLQRPEGATIGQICAATGWQAHTVRGTFAGAFKKKLGLTIVSDKASGGERIYRIA, from the coding sequence ATGACCACCACCAGCCTGACCCCAGCCCAGCATGCCATCCTGGCCAAGGCCATCAACACCAGCGCAGGCAAGATCGACTGGTTCCCCGACAACATCAAAGGCGGCGCGCGCAAGAAAGTGCTCGACGGGATGTTCAACCGTGCCCTGATCACGCCCGATGGCGAGGGCTGGTGCGTCGCCGCCGAGGGCTACGACGCCCTGGGCATGCCACGCCCGGGGGTGAACAAGAATGGCATCGGTCAATTCGAAGCCAATCTCGACCAGATCATCGCCAACGCAGAAGGCGCGCGAGCCGCCATGAGCGATCCCGAACTGGAAGCCGCCGTAACCGCCGCCGAAGCAACGTGGGTCAAGCCGCGCACCCGCGACAACAGCAAGCAAGCCGAAGTGATCCGGATGCTGCAACGCCCCGAGGGCGCAACCATCGGCCAGATCTGCGCCGCCACCGGTTGGCAGGCGCACACAGTGCGCGGCACCTTCGCCGGTGCCTTCAAGAAGAAGCTCGGCCTGACTATCGTCTCGGACAAGGCTTCGGGCGGTGAGCGGATCTACCGGATTGCCTGA